A stretch of the Bacillus sp. FJAT-18017 genome encodes the following:
- a CDS encoding H-type small acid-soluble spore protein, which translates to MDVNRVKQILSSSADINVTYNGAEVWIDELHDDGETATVHLRGPLEERTVIEIKELKEE; encoded by the coding sequence GTGGATGTAAATCGGGTAAAGCAAATTCTATCTTCTTCTGCTGACATTAACGTTACTTACAATGGAGCAGAAGTTTGGATAGACGAATTACATGATGACGGGGAAACAGCAACTGTCCATTTAAGGGGGCCGCTTGAAGAAAGAACAGTCATTGAAATAAAGGAACTTAAAGAGGAATAA
- a CDS encoding MBL fold metallo-hydrolase, whose translation MKNEYEKKIIPMTSISSGIGEQVTDDLYYFPIQIVNVVFYGLPGKGNDWVLIDAGMPRSADTIINEAEERFGKDNPPKALILTHGHFDHVGAIVELIEKWNMPVFAHPLEQPFLTGQQDYPEPDPTVEGGMLAKISPYYPNEAIVLDRNLELLPGDGIVPFMEGWKWIHTPGHTQGHVSLFRESDRSLIAGDAFVTVRQDSLYKVFTQEMEITGPPRYLTTDWAAAKASVQALEALKPKVAITGHGRPVKGEELLVGLRNLADQFDSIAVPDYGKYVDGEK comes from the coding sequence ATGAAGAACGAATACGAGAAAAAAATTATCCCTATGACAAGTATTAGTTCTGGCATTGGCGAACAAGTGACGGATGACTTATACTATTTTCCGATCCAGATTGTTAACGTTGTGTTTTATGGCCTGCCTGGTAAAGGCAATGATTGGGTCCTGATTGATGCAGGAATGCCGAGATCAGCAGATACTATTATAAACGAAGCAGAGGAGCGGTTTGGGAAAGACAATCCTCCGAAGGCGCTCATTTTGACACATGGCCACTTTGACCATGTCGGGGCAATTGTAGAACTCATTGAAAAATGGAATATGCCTGTGTTCGCCCATCCTCTTGAGCAGCCTTTTTTGACTGGCCAACAGGACTACCCGGAACCAGATCCAACTGTTGAGGGAGGCATGCTGGCAAAAATATCGCCTTACTATCCAAATGAAGCAATCGTGTTGGATCGTAATCTCGAACTGCTTCCTGGCGATGGGATAGTCCCATTTATGGAAGGCTGGAAATGGATTCATACTCCGGGTCATACTCAGGGACATGTGTCATTGTTCAGAGAATCGGATCGTTCACTGATTGCCGGGGATGCATTCGTTACCGTCAGGCAGGACTCTCTCTATAAAGTTTTCACTCAAGAAATGGAAATCACTGGGCCGCCTCGCTATCTGACAACCGATTGGGCTGCCGCCAAAGCCTCTGTTCAGGCATTGGAGGCTTTGAAGCCGAAAGTAGCGATTACAGGGCACGGCCGTCCGGTGAAAGGGGAGGAGCTTCTAGTCGGACTCCGGAATCTTGCGGACCAATTCGATTCAATAGCTGTTCCCGATTACGGTAAGTATGTGGATGGGGAGAAATAG
- a CDS encoding exonuclease domain-containing protein, translated as MNRKIRTGLLADTETTGLKPGSDEIIELGMILFSYDDETGEIVDILEEAEFLREPLSQSAIRNYPGAFRVHGIPFADVKGKVFDDEKVMKLLGHSDTILAHNATFDRSFLYHMYPEVNELKWYCTMRNIPWKKYGFQSGSLLSLLKAHGISGSQSHRAMDDIVQLMALLKEPNLDGYPYLKEVLSKKPMRKYEPAASKSGYRNWRSTNRRTSSTNTWGN; from the coding sequence ATGAATAGAAAAATCAGAACTGGATTGCTTGCTGATACTGAAACAACAGGTCTGAAGCCGGGAAGCGATGAAATTATTGAACTTGGTATGATTTTGTTTTCCTATGACGACGAAACTGGGGAAATTGTCGATATCCTAGAAGAAGCTGAATTCCTTCGGGAGCCTCTGTCACAATCAGCGATTAGGAATTATCCCGGCGCATTCAGGGTACATGGCATACCGTTTGCCGATGTTAAGGGAAAGGTTTTTGATGATGAAAAGGTTATGAAGCTGTTAGGGCATTCCGATACAATTTTAGCTCATAATGCAACATTTGACCGAAGCTTTTTGTATCATATGTACCCTGAAGTTAACGAGCTGAAATGGTACTGCACGATGCGGAATATCCCGTGGAAGAAGTATGGCTTCCAGAGCGGCAGCCTTCTGTCACTTTTAAAAGCCCATGGAATCTCAGGGTCTCAGTCTCACAGAGCCATGGATGATATTGTTCAGCTAATGGCATTGTTGAAGGAGCCAAATCTGGATGGTTATCCTTACTTAAAGGAAGTTTTATCGAAAAAACCTATGCGAAAATATGAACCCGCAGCATCAAAGTCAGGTTATCGGAATTGGCGTTCAACTAACAGGAGGACATCCTCTACCAACACCTGGGGTAATTAG
- a CDS encoding TerC family protein, which yields MELFSPEFWAALGSLIIIDLVLAGDNAIVIGLAARNLPKNQQKQAIIWGTVGAIVIRATATILVVYLLMIPGLRLVGGILLLGIAYKLLTEESGHEVKAQTTFWGAIWTIIVADALMGLDNVLAVAGAAEGEPLLVILGLLISIPIVVWGSTIILKWMERFPIIITIGSAVLAYTAAKMITEEPFMKPFFDSNPALTYGLELLAVVAVVFFGKMKQKKLQQQHQN from the coding sequence ATGGAATTATTTTCACCGGAGTTTTGGGCAGCATTGGGTTCACTAATTATTATTGACCTTGTACTTGCAGGGGATAATGCAATTGTAATTGGTCTTGCCGCACGAAACCTTCCAAAAAACCAGCAAAAACAAGCAATTATATGGGGAACAGTTGGTGCGATTGTCATACGGGCTACCGCAACCATTCTTGTCGTTTATCTGTTAATGATACCAGGGCTTCGCCTTGTTGGCGGGATATTATTGCTCGGAATAGCCTATAAACTGCTGACCGAGGAAAGTGGCCACGAGGTTAAAGCCCAAACTACTTTTTGGGGAGCCATTTGGACAATTATTGTTGCTGATGCTTTAATGGGCCTCGATAACGTCCTCGCAGTAGCCGGTGCTGCGGAAGGGGAACCACTCCTTGTCATCCTGGGACTGTTGATTTCAATTCCAATTGTTGTATGGGGAAGTACAATTATCTTGAAATGGATGGAGCGTTTTCCAATCATCATTACGATTGGTTCAGCCGTCCTCGCATACACAGCAGCAAAAATGATAACTGAAGAGCCGTTTATGAAACCTTTCTTTGATTCTAACCCAGCCTTAACATACGGTCTCGAACTTCTCGCCGTTGTCGCCGTAGTCTTCTTTGGCAAAATGAAACAGAAAAAGCTTCAGCAACAGCATCAAAATTAA
- a CDS encoding MFS transporter has product MNPNHKPEIVKLNETYSKKNGIASTIALNLTNNYFSLFALGVLGASNYQIGLISSLPQFVGMFAMFIGSIAMGRMSEKKFFTAYSTFLTRLFLLGMFFVVYVPAEYRSWIFVLLVGLMNLPGSFATLSWQSLIGDLVPDHRRNGFFSERNRVLTIVGMITTFTIGIILQQFDKNNPVPYQALFITAFFVSLIEVYYLIKHKEEKTGKGKKSISLKPDFSIFTYKPYLYFLICGLYFNFGWQMAWPLFSIYQISYAHADGFWISILTVTNQLAQIISFNWWGRMADKHGNAKMLILVALGMSIAPVSFIVSTNLVYITIANGLSGFFVSGTVLILFNQLLEVTKDDNRHAYIANYNVLLAIIGFIAPQFGVFLLETLTIHLSMYISTAIRASSAIFFLLFFLYIKKSKAGQLKQAG; this is encoded by the coding sequence GTGAACCCCAATCATAAGCCGGAAATTGTTAAACTAAATGAAACCTATAGTAAAAAGAATGGAATCGCTTCAACAATCGCCTTAAATCTTACGAATAACTATTTCTCCCTGTTTGCCCTTGGAGTATTAGGGGCTTCAAATTATCAAATCGGACTTATTAGTTCATTGCCTCAATTCGTCGGAATGTTTGCCATGTTTATCGGGTCGATTGCAATGGGCAGAATGTCTGAAAAGAAATTCTTTACAGCTTATTCAACCTTTTTAACAAGGCTGTTCCTGCTTGGCATGTTCTTTGTGGTCTATGTGCCAGCTGAATACAGGAGCTGGATATTCGTCCTGTTGGTAGGGCTAATGAATCTGCCAGGTTCTTTTGCAACACTTAGCTGGCAATCGCTTATTGGCGACCTTGTACCTGATCACCGCCGAAACGGTTTTTTCAGTGAACGGAACAGGGTGTTGACGATTGTTGGAATGATCACGACTTTTACGATTGGAATCATTCTTCAGCAATTTGATAAGAACAATCCTGTTCCTTACCAGGCACTCTTCATAACTGCGTTTTTCGTAAGTCTTATTGAAGTGTATTACTTAATCAAACATAAGGAAGAAAAAACAGGAAAAGGCAAGAAATCCATATCGCTTAAGCCTGACTTTTCCATTTTTACATATAAGCCCTATTTATATTTCCTCATTTGCGGGTTGTATTTCAATTTTGGCTGGCAGATGGCATGGCCCTTGTTCAGTATTTATCAAATTTCCTATGCACATGCAGATGGTTTTTGGATTAGTATATTAACTGTAACAAATCAGCTTGCTCAAATCATAAGCTTTAATTGGTGGGGCAGGATGGCAGACAAGCACGGAAATGCAAAAATGCTTATACTTGTAGCATTGGGCATGTCAATTGCACCGGTTTCATTTATCGTTTCAACGAATCTCGTCTACATCACCATTGCCAATGGCCTCTCGGGTTTCTTTGTATCCGGGACCGTCCTAATACTCTTCAACCAGCTACTGGAAGTGACCAAGGATGATAATCGGCACGCTTATATCGCAAACTATAATGTATTACTTGCAATAATTGGTTTCATTGCTCCACAGTTCGGGGTATTTCTTTTAGAAACATTAACTATTCATTTATCAATGTACATTTCCACTGCTATCCGTGCTTCGAGTGCGATTTTCTTCTTATTGTTTTTCCTATATATAAAAAAGAGCAAGGCAGGGCAGTTAAAACAGGCTGGTTAA
- a CDS encoding acyl-CoA dehydrogenase family protein, whose translation MDFRTTNSPEGRRVLAEQLARLFHERADEVDKQGKFPFENFNILMETGYTTLTVPKEYGGMDISLLELIQLQEILAEGDGSTALAVGWHMGIIKNLSEKRPWKEEVFRKVCEHTLKHGSLINSAASEKSTGSPTRGGKPQTVAVKTGEVWRLTGRKIFTTLSPVLDFVLVSASLEGRDEAGTFLVPMNTPGVSIEETWDSISMRGTGSHDLVLQDVEVNDEQLVETASGNKAPNGWLLHIPACYLGIASAAQTYAISFAKSYSPNSINGTISEIPTVRQRIGEMELLLMQSRHFLYSVARKWDESNEETRSGMLPELNAAKMSVVNTAQKIVDLAMRVVGASSLSQSNPLQRYYRDVRAGLHNPPMDDMTIQVLAASALNSKGS comes from the coding sequence ATGGACTTTCGAACAACCAACTCACCTGAAGGAAGGCGAGTGCTTGCGGAACAACTTGCAAGACTATTTCATGAGCGTGCAGATGAAGTCGACAAACAAGGAAAATTTCCTTTTGAGAATTTTAATATTCTCATGGAAACTGGATATACAACCCTAACTGTTCCTAAGGAATATGGCGGAATGGATATCTCTTTATTGGAACTGATTCAGCTTCAGGAAATTCTTGCTGAAGGCGATGGCTCGACAGCTTTAGCCGTTGGCTGGCATATGGGTATCATTAAGAATCTTTCTGAAAAAAGGCCATGGAAGGAAGAAGTTTTCCGCAAGGTATGTGAACACACCTTAAAACACGGTTCACTTATAAATAGTGCTGCATCCGAGAAATCAACAGGAAGCCCGACCCGCGGCGGCAAACCACAGACGGTGGCAGTAAAAACCGGCGAGGTGTGGCGGCTGACCGGAAGAAAAATCTTTACCACCCTGTCACCTGTACTGGATTTTGTACTTGTTTCCGCAAGCCTGGAGGGAAGAGATGAGGCCGGAACATTTCTTGTTCCAATGAATACTCCAGGTGTTTCGATTGAAGAAACATGGGACAGCATTTCAATGAGAGGCACAGGCAGCCATGACCTTGTGCTTCAGGATGTAGAAGTGAATGATGAACAACTAGTAGAAACAGCTTCGGGCAATAAAGCTCCCAACGGCTGGCTTCTTCATATCCCTGCTTGCTATTTAGGAATTGCTTCAGCAGCCCAGACATATGCTATTTCGTTTGCAAAGAGTTATTCACCGAATAGCATCAATGGAACGATAAGTGAAATTCCAACAGTAAGGCAGCGAATTGGCGAAATGGAACTTCTGCTTATGCAGTCAAGGCATTTCCTATATAGTGTGGCAAGGAAATGGGATGAGTCTAATGAAGAGACTAGGAGTGGCATGCTCCCTGAACTGAATGCAGCCAAGATGTCCGTCGTTAATACAGCACAGAAAATTGTCGATCTCGCTATGCGTGTTGTCGGGGCGAGCAGCTTGTCACAATCTAACCCGCTGCAAAGATACTACCGGGATGTCAGGGCTGGGCTGCACAACCCACCGATGGATGATATGACGATACAGGTGCTTGCTGCATCTGCATTGAACTCAAAAGGCAGCTAG
- a CDS encoding dipeptidase, whose translation MNQKLKDYFLHNRDKHLAELTEYLAIPSISALPSYREEMLNAANWTGAMLKEVGLSRAEVFIGKGHPIVYGEWIQAEGAPTVLVYGHYDVQPVDPVELWDSPPFEATIREGKLYARGSSDDKGQIFMHMKAVEAIFQTVGKLPVNIKFLIEGEEEIGSPNLPSFVEENKELLAADVLVISDTTMLERGKPAIVYGLRGLAGIQIDVKGAAGDLHSGLYGGAVQNPLHALVEILSSLRGSNGVISVDGFYDKVRHLSDEERAEFASLNQSEEALRSQLGVPELFGEEGFTALERIYARPTLEVNGIYGGFQGDGIKTVIPSEAHAKITCRLVPDQDPQEIADLLEAHVKKVAPKGVTVSVSQFDKGAAFITPFDHPVIQAAGQAYEEVYGVPTAYIRGGGSIPIVADFSGILQIPVVLMGFGLADENFHAPNEHFNLENFDKGLEVIGSYLFKLPDVL comes from the coding sequence TTGAACCAAAAACTAAAGGACTATTTTCTACATAATCGTGACAAGCATTTAGCAGAGCTTACCGAGTACCTAGCCATCCCAAGTATCTCAGCTCTCCCCTCTTACCGTGAGGAAATGCTGAACGCGGCTAATTGGACGGGTGCGATGCTAAAGGAAGTGGGGCTCAGCCGGGCAGAGGTGTTTATTGGTAAAGGCCATCCAATTGTTTATGGGGAATGGATCCAGGCTGAGGGCGCACCGACCGTACTAGTGTATGGGCATTATGATGTACAGCCGGTTGACCCGGTGGAACTTTGGGATAGCCCTCCTTTCGAGGCGACGATACGCGAAGGCAAGTTATATGCACGTGGTTCCAGTGATGACAAAGGCCAGATTTTCATGCATATGAAGGCTGTGGAGGCAATATTTCAAACAGTTGGCAAGCTGCCTGTAAATATTAAGTTCCTAATCGAAGGTGAAGAAGAAATCGGAAGCCCGAATCTCCCTTCTTTTGTCGAAGAAAATAAAGAGCTTCTTGCTGCGGATGTATTGGTCATTTCAGATACCACTATGCTTGAACGCGGGAAACCTGCGATTGTGTATGGTTTGCGCGGGCTGGCTGGAATACAGATTGACGTTAAAGGTGCTGCGGGGGATCTTCATTCGGGGCTGTATGGCGGCGCCGTCCAAAACCCGCTCCATGCACTTGTAGAAATCCTTTCCTCGCTTCGAGGTTCAAATGGTGTAATTAGTGTGGATGGATTTTATGATAAGGTTCGACATCTTTCGGATGAAGAGCGTGCTGAATTCGCAAGCTTGAACCAGAGTGAAGAAGCTTTGCGCAGCCAGCTCGGTGTCCCCGAACTTTTCGGCGAAGAAGGCTTTACAGCGCTAGAGCGTATTTATGCACGGCCGACTCTTGAGGTAAATGGAATTTACGGAGGATTCCAGGGCGACGGGATCAAAACAGTCATTCCTTCAGAAGCCCATGCAAAAATAACTTGCCGGCTTGTTCCCGACCAGGACCCACAAGAAATTGCCGACCTGCTTGAAGCTCATGTGAAAAAAGTCGCTCCAAAGGGTGTAACAGTTTCAGTTTCCCAATTTGACAAGGGAGCTGCATTCATCACTCCTTTTGATCATCCTGTAATCCAGGCAGCCGGCCAGGCATACGAAGAAGTTTACGGTGTTCCAACAGCTTATATCCGTGGAGGCGGCTCCATCCCAATCGTTGCCGATTTCAGTGGAATTCTTCAGATTCCGGTTGTTTTAATGGGCTTCGGGCTGGCTGATGAGAACTTCCACGCACCGAATGAGCATTTCAATCTGGAAAACTTCGACAAAGGACTAGAGGTCATAGGAAGCTATCTGTTTAAATTGCCTGATGTTTTGTAA
- a CDS encoding LTA synthase family protein, with amino-acid sequence MPQKYLRQIGDWKNRQYSFFILAVVLFWLKTYSAYLIEFNLGIDNGLQKFLLFLNPLSSALFFFGIALLFRKKVQFWVITVTNLILSFLLYANIVYYRFFDDFITLPVLMQAKVNAGQLGDSAASLMGPLDIFYFTDTIILAVLAYKAIGRFREPGKRAFRIAMLFAVTTFLFNLGLAEKDRPQLLTRSFDRAYLVKYLGTYNFTIYDAIQNIRSSSERALADSNDITEIENYRKANYSEPDPKLFGKAEGMNVVYIALESMQSFIIDYKLEGQEVTPFLNSLAKDDNTFYFSNVYHQTSQGKTSDAEFLMENSLYPMTQGAVFINKAQNTFHAMPAILKNQGYTSAVFHGNYKTFWNRNVMYKALGYDEFYDAEYYTMKDEEVKNYGLKDKPFFKESIPMLAGMKQPFYTKFITLSNHFPFEMDPGDTDFPLGTTGDDVVDNYFTSANYMDQAIEQFFNDLKINGLYENTMFVLYGDHYGISENHNDAMAQVIGEEVTPLKNMELQKVPVMIHIPGVKGKQIEKFGGQIDVRPTVLHLLGIDSKDYMELGSDLLSPDHHEVVGFRNGDFTSPEITQISDKCYNTSTGELIEEETELCLEYSEKVKTELQMSDELVLKDLLRFYTPNGFKPINPEDYEYIKEDGPVSDTEE; translated from the coding sequence ATGCCACAAAAATATTTAAGACAAATAGGGGATTGGAAAAACAGGCAATATTCCTTTTTCATTCTTGCCGTCGTCCTCTTTTGGCTAAAAACCTACAGTGCGTATCTTATTGAATTTAATCTTGGAATTGATAATGGACTCCAAAAATTCCTGCTGTTTCTAAACCCGCTTAGCTCAGCCCTATTTTTCTTTGGAATAGCTTTGCTCTTTCGCAAGAAAGTCCAATTCTGGGTGATAACAGTAACCAACTTGATTTTATCTTTTCTGCTCTACGCAAACATTGTGTATTACAGGTTCTTCGATGACTTCATCACCTTGCCCGTGCTCATGCAAGCAAAGGTCAATGCCGGCCAGCTCGGTGATAGTGCTGCATCGCTGATGGGCCCATTGGATATTTTTTATTTTACGGATACAATTATCCTGGCAGTTCTTGCCTATAAGGCAATTGGACGGTTCAGGGAACCAGGCAAGCGCGCGTTCCGGATTGCAATGCTGTTTGCTGTGACTACATTTCTTTTCAATTTGGGTCTCGCTGAAAAGGATCGTCCGCAGCTATTGACAAGGTCCTTTGACCGCGCATACCTCGTAAAATATCTCGGTACGTATAACTTTACCATTTACGATGCGATTCAAAACATACGCTCTTCCAGTGAGCGCGCACTCGCTGACAGTAATGATATTACCGAAATCGAGAACTACAGGAAAGCGAACTATTCAGAACCAGACCCGAAGCTTTTTGGTAAAGCTGAAGGAATGAATGTTGTTTATATCGCTCTTGAATCAATGCAAAGCTTCATTATTGATTACAAGCTAGAAGGCCAGGAAGTAACGCCATTCCTGAATTCCCTTGCTAAGGATGATAACACGTTCTACTTCTCGAATGTGTACCACCAGACCAGCCAGGGGAAAACGTCCGATGCGGAATTTCTAATGGAAAACTCGCTTTATCCTATGACTCAGGGTGCCGTTTTCATTAACAAAGCCCAAAACACATTCCATGCCATGCCGGCTATCCTTAAGAACCAGGGTTATACATCAGCGGTTTTCCATGGAAACTATAAAACATTCTGGAACCGGAATGTCATGTACAAGGCCTTGGGCTATGATGAGTTTTACGATGCCGAATATTACACCATGAAAGACGAAGAAGTGAAGAACTATGGATTGAAAGATAAGCCGTTCTTCAAGGAATCGATCCCGATGCTGGCAGGGATGAAGCAGCCTTTCTATACTAAATTCATAACATTGTCCAACCATTTCCCATTTGAAATGGATCCGGGTGATACGGACTTCCCGTTGGGTACCACAGGGGATGATGTTGTTGACAATTATTTCACTTCGGCAAACTATATGGACCAGGCAATCGAACAATTCTTCAATGATTTGAAGATAAATGGACTGTATGAAAATACAATGTTTGTGTTATACGGGGACCATTACGGTATTTCCGAAAACCATAATGATGCAATGGCACAGGTGATTGGTGAAGAAGTCACTCCATTAAAGAATATGGAATTGCAAAAGGTTCCTGTTATGATTCATATTCCTGGAGTTAAAGGCAAGCAGATAGAGAAGTTTGGCGGCCAAATCGATGTGCGTCCAACTGTCCTGCATTTGCTCGGCATTGACTCGAAAGATTACATGGAGCTTGGCTCAGACCTTTTATCACCTGACCATCATGAAGTTGTTGGCTTCAGGAATGGTGATTTCACCTCACCTGAAATCACTCAAATTAGTGACAAGTGCTATAACACTTCAACAGGTGAACTGATCGAAGAAGAAACAGAACTGTGTCTGGAGTATTCCGAAAAGGTTAAAACAGAGCTTCAAATGTCAGACGAATTGGTCTTGAAAGACTTGCTAAGATTCTATACGCCTAATGGATTCAAGCCAATAAATCCTGAGGATTATGAGTATATCAAGGAAGACGGACCAGTTAGTGATACGGAAGAATAA
- a CDS encoding YkvA family protein translates to MRKVWKRIRLVFKVRKFGPFLMDFFKSGHVSFKKKLLSAGLIIGYFLLPIDLIPDFLTMFGLIDDVGILLFVFQQIIKLAPDSLRQKHGMEIE, encoded by the coding sequence ATGAGAAAGGTTTGGAAAAGAATCAGATTAGTTTTCAAAGTAAGGAAGTTTGGTCCCTTTTTAATGGACTTCTTCAAATCCGGCCATGTTTCCTTTAAAAAGAAGCTGCTGTCGGCAGGGCTGATCATTGGCTACTTTTTATTGCCTATCGATTTGATTCCTGACTTTTTAACAATGTTCGGATTGATTGATGATGTTGGAATTCTATTATTTGTCTTTCAGCAAATCATCAAGCTGGCACCAGATTCATTAAGGCAAAAGCATGGGATGGAAATTGAATGA
- a CDS encoding ATP-dependent DNA helicase, with amino-acid sequence MEAINISARALAEYVYSSGSIEFGIRPQTAMIEGTRAHQLIQKGYHEEDRKEVPLRFEISAEGLLFLVEGRCDGLLVRDGHLVIDEIKSTAGSLEWIEADSYPVHWAQAKCYAYAIALEHALEEIDIQLTYVQRGTNDTKIFISTFSIVELEEFLHFALKVYAPFAKMKLSHFEKKIESAKRLEFPHSAYRQGQRLLAGTVYRSIKEGNTLFANAPTGIGKTISTLFPSIKAIGEGVIDHIFYITARTTTRHAAEDALSLMAANGLHLTSVTITAKDKICFKEDEGCPGEGCPFTEGYYDRINEAILDIYEHETRINRTVLEHYARKHQLCPFEFSLDVAYHADAVICDYNYVYDPRVSLKRLFDEKKKRTALLVDEAHNLADRAREMYSATLDKQGYLAVKRDYKKSNPGLSKAAGKINQYFVDRKKELEGRHAFLLEGVPEDLLEAIKEFADKAEAELVKGQEVSEELLDAFFSAQNFIRTAGFFNEKYCAYFSHERNETSVKLFCLDPSELLRKAGKAFRSKIFFSATLVPGDYFKEMLGAEEEDAVISIPSPFSREQVDVFISPLSTRYKVRDASYSPIAEMVEMLVKERPGNYFCFFPSYLYLKEVSERFNSGEEIDVLIQQSQMTEEERDQFLSNFEAGRPRSLVVFAVMGGIFSEGVDLPGDKLNGVIITGVGLPQLSFERDILKHYYTSNGKNGYDYSYTFPGLVKVLQAGGRLIRSEEDTGTIVLIDDRFLQKKYLNFFPNEWKEFTILD; translated from the coding sequence ATGGAGGCTATCAATATATCTGCAAGGGCACTTGCTGAGTATGTTTATAGTAGTGGCAGCATTGAATTTGGGATTCGCCCGCAGACGGCAATGATAGAAGGGACAAGAGCTCACCAACTGATCCAGAAAGGCTATCATGAGGAAGATCGGAAAGAGGTGCCGCTTCGATTTGAAATTTCGGCTGAAGGGCTGTTATTTTTAGTTGAAGGACGCTGTGACGGATTGCTTGTCAGGGATGGCCATCTGGTTATCGATGAAATTAAATCAACGGCAGGCAGCCTTGAATGGATTGAAGCTGACTCATATCCTGTCCATTGGGCACAGGCGAAGTGCTATGCCTATGCTATTGCCTTGGAACACGCCCTTGAGGAAATTGACATCCAATTGACCTATGTACAAAGGGGTACAAACGATACAAAGATTTTCATCTCTACTTTTTCAATAGTGGAGCTTGAAGAGTTCCTTCATTTTGCGTTAAAGGTTTACGCTCCTTTTGCAAAAATGAAGCTTTCACATTTTGAGAAAAAGATAGAGTCCGCTAAACGTCTCGAATTTCCGCACTCAGCCTACAGGCAAGGCCAGCGTCTTCTCGCAGGTACCGTTTACCGAAGCATTAAGGAAGGGAATACTTTATTCGCCAACGCTCCTACTGGTATCGGAAAAACGATATCTACGCTTTTCCCAAGTATAAAAGCAATCGGCGAAGGGGTTATAGACCATATCTTTTACATAACTGCGCGCACAACAACCAGGCATGCCGCCGAAGACGCTCTATCGTTAATGGCTGCCAATGGACTGCATTTAACTTCGGTCACAATTACTGCAAAGGATAAAATCTGTTTCAAGGAAGATGAAGGATGCCCGGGAGAAGGCTGTCCATTTACGGAAGGGTACTATGATCGAATAAACGAAGCCATTCTTGATATCTATGAACATGAAACTAGGATAAATCGTACGGTCCTGGAACACTACGCGAGAAAACACCAGCTATGCCCGTTTGAGTTTTCGCTGGATGTGGCTTATCATGCAGATGCGGTTATTTGCGATTATAACTATGTTTATGACCCGCGTGTTTCCTTAAAAAGGCTTTTTGATGAAAAGAAAAAACGTACAGCACTTCTTGTTGATGAGGCACATAACCTTGCGGACAGAGCTCGGGAAATGTACTCTGCCACTCTCGATAAGCAAGGCTATCTCGCCGTCAAGAGAGACTATAAAAAATCAAACCCGGGATTGTCAAAGGCTGCTGGCAAAATCAATCAGTATTTTGTGGATAGAAAAAAAGAACTCGAAGGCAGGCATGCGTTTTTGCTGGAAGGTGTTCCTGAGGATTTGCTTGAAGCCATAAAGGAGTTCGCTGATAAAGCCGAAGCAGAGTTGGTAAAAGGCCAGGAAGTTTCCGAGGAATTACTTGATGCGTTCTTTTCAGCACAAAATTTTATCCGGACTGCTGGATTTTTTAATGAGAAGTATTGTGCATATTTTTCACACGAACGAAATGAAACGTCAGTAAAGCTATTTTGCCTTGATCCCTCAGAGCTGTTAAGGAAGGCCGGCAAAGCCTTCCGAAGTAAAATATTCTTTTCGGCCACCCTCGTACCAGGAGACTATTTTAAGGAAATGCTCGGAGCGGAAGAGGAAGATGCAGTTATTTCAATACCATCGCCGTTTAGCAGAGAGCAGGTTGACGTATTTATTAGCCCGTTGTCAACGCGCTACAAAGTTAGAGATGCATCTTATTCGCCGATTGCAGAAATGGTTGAGATGCTGGTTAAAGAAAGGCCGGGTAACTATTTTTGCTTTTTTCCTTCATATCTCTATCTGAAGGAAGTGTCTGAACGGTTTAATTCAGGGGAAGAAATAGATGTTCTCATCCAGCAATCACAGATGACCGAGGAGGAACGCGATCAGTTTCTAAGCAACTTTGAAGCAGGCCGCCCAAGGAGCCTCGTCGTTTTTGCAGTAATGGGAGGCATTTTTTCAGAAGGTGTCGATCTTCCTGGTGACAAACTGAATGGGGTCATTATTACTGGTGTAGGGCTTCCTCAGCTGTCCTTTGAGCGGGATATTTTGAAACACTATTATACCTCCAATGGGAAAAATGGCTATGATTATTCATATACCTTTCCGGGGCTCGTAAAGGTTCTCCAGGCAGGGGGCCGCTTGATTCGGTCCGAGGAGGATACCGGCACAATTGTACTAATTGATGACCGCTTTTTGCAAAAAAAGTATCTTAATTTTTTTCCAAATGAATGGAAAGAGTTCACGATATTAGATTAG